The following proteins are encoded in a genomic region of Leptolyngbya ohadii IS1:
- a CDS encoding DUF433 domain-containing protein, which yields MAPTKIRKTAGICNGAACIGRTQIPVWQLIALQRQGCSEANLLSDYPQLIRDDLKAARTYYAQNTEEIDEAIAENLES from the coding sequence ATGGCACCGACAAAAATCAGAAAGACTGCTGGAATCTGCAATGGAGCTGCTTGTATCGGGCGGACGCAGATTCCGGTGTGGCAGTTAATTGCTTTACAAAGGCAGGGATGCTCGGAGGCAAACTTGCTCAGCGACTACCCTCAGTTGATCCGAGACGACTTGAAAGCTGCCCGCACTTACTATGCTCAAAACACTGAGGAAATTGATGAGGCGATCGCTGAGAATTTAGAGAGCTAG
- a CDS encoding DUF4058 family protein, producing MRSPFPGMNPYLEDSELWSEVHSRLIVAIADDLADHLSQKYRVAIEKRTYFSGNEENLLVGIPDVSVVGRQPESTQPIGASPSLVEPMTVTLPMAEEVQERYLEIREVATGAVITAIEILSPKNKRTGEGRQAYERKRNQVLASLTHLVEIDLLRGGQPLPISGAAPSDYRILVSRSERRPSAQLYAFNVRQEIPQFAVPLTSEDEEPILDLQILLQHVYDRGRYHLAIDYTKPPQPPLSVEDMEWANQLLQTQ from the coding sequence ATGCGATCGCCCTTTCCAGGGATGAATCCCTATTTAGAAGATTCTGAACTATGGTCAGAAGTGCATAGCCGACTGATCGTGGCGATTGCAGATGATCTGGCTGACCATCTCAGTCAGAAATATCGGGTGGCAATCGAAAAGCGGACTTATTTCAGCGGGAACGAAGAGAATTTGCTGGTAGGCATTCCAGATGTTTCTGTAGTAGGTCGGCAACCTGAATCCACTCAGCCTATAGGGGCAAGCCCTTCACTTGTTGAACCGATGACGGTCACGTTGCCAATGGCAGAGGAAGTTCAGGAGCGATACCTGGAAATTCGAGAAGTGGCAACGGGTGCGGTGATTACCGCGATCGAAATTTTGTCTCCTAAGAATAAGCGAACCGGAGAAGGGCGACAGGCATATGAGCGCAAGCGAAATCAGGTTTTGGCGAGTCTGACGCATCTGGTTGAAATTGATCTGCTCCGTGGTGGACAACCCCTACCCATATCTGGGGCTGCTCCATCGGATTATCGAATTTTGGTTAGTCGCAGTGAGCGCCGCCCTTCTGCTCAACTGTATGCGTTTAACGTCAGGCAGGAAATTCCCCAGTTTGCTGTACCTTTAACTTCAGAAGACGAAGAACCGATCCTGGACTTACAGATTTTATTGCAGCATGTCTACGATCGCGGACGGTATCATCTGGCGATCGATTATACAAAACCGCCTCAGCCGCCGCTGTCAGTAGAGGATATGGAATGGGCGAATCAGCTTTTGCAAACTCAGTAG
- a CDS encoding IMS domain-containing protein, which produces MATNSDQAIKDYIRRVTELSQSKNTFLTQQDLEKLAIELGMSSHEVELAQNEARKYSIRAEGYLKYRKWDEAISELEQANTLNPANILILHHLATAYAGRWKKTKNRQDEQKVRGLIKQCLELQPDHIASLKLLNQVDRKLAWWKWKRNFLLLTGFLSLSLVGGLGSILVLRPELISNLVAQENSSESRLNPELESANQQTEPLQSSQVQQPEQIAVTPSAQPTEAMLADSAQTIENSPASVPAAPEPSPSASSLLEGAVSNAPELAKSSITQEEALNLVEWWMRSKAEIFAPPYNVSLVERLTTGELKQDLLGADGIIAYLKQRELRFRYENQEIHAIESFVSQPDSAIIQVKVSENSILINKGKADSSHKPLGTASVQYSLKLENQLWRIQDYKVIE; this is translated from the coding sequence ATGGCAACCAATTCCGATCAAGCGATCAAAGATTACATTCGCCGCGTTACCGAGTTGAGCCAATCGAAAAATACATTTCTAACTCAGCAAGATTTAGAGAAGTTGGCGATCGAATTGGGCATGAGTTCTCATGAAGTTGAACTTGCCCAGAATGAGGCGCGAAAGTACAGTATCCGTGCCGAGGGATATTTGAAGTATCGAAAATGGGATGAAGCCATTAGCGAATTAGAGCAAGCTAATACCTTAAATCCGGCAAACATCTTGATTCTTCATCATCTTGCAACTGCCTATGCAGGAAGATGGAAAAAAACAAAGAATAGACAGGACGAGCAGAAAGTTCGTGGACTGATTAAGCAATGCCTTGAACTACAGCCTGACCATATAGCTTCGCTAAAACTGCTGAATCAGGTTGATAGAAAGCTTGCCTGGTGGAAATGGAAACGTAATTTTTTGCTTTTAACAGGGTTTTTGTCACTGAGTTTAGTAGGTGGGCTAGGGTCTATTCTCGTTCTTAGACCAGAACTTATTTCAAATCTGGTTGCTCAGGAAAATTCGTCTGAGAGCCGACTGAACCCGGAACTGGAGAGTGCGAATCAGCAAACAGAGCCTTTGCAATCATCTCAAGTTCAGCAACCGGAGCAAATAGCAGTAACCCCGTCAGCACAACCTACAGAGGCTATGTTGGCTGATTCTGCTCAGACGATTGAAAACTCTCCGGCTTCAGTTCCGGCAGCTCCTGAACCTTCTCCGTCTGCAAGTTCCTTGCTGGAAGGTGCTGTTTCCAACGCTCCTGAATTGGCGAAAAGTTCAATTACGCAGGAAGAAGCGCTCAATTTGGTTGAATGGTGGATGCGATCGAAGGCTGAAATTTTTGCACCACCCTATAATGTGAGCTTGGTTGAGAGGCTGACAACGGGTGAACTTAAGCAAGATCTGCTGGGTGCTGATGGAATCATTGCCTATCTCAAGCAGAGAGAATTACGCTTCCGGTATGAAAATCAGGAGATTCATGCGATTGAATCATTTGTCTCTCAACCGGACAGCGCAATAATCCAAGTTAAGGTATCTGAAAATTCTATTCTCATTAATAAAGGCAAAGCCGATAGTAGCCATAAACCGCTCGGAACAGCAAGCGTGCAGTATTCCTTGAAGCTCGAAAATCAGCTTTGGAGAATCCAGGACTATAAGGTAATTGAATAA
- a CDS encoding ATP-binding domain-containing protein, whose protein sequence is MLHRNHEPILGKGLDGMFTVLLSDRALKDFADSHNAASACLKSLTKALDSSETDCISQHSQITKLKYFKPNAWRYRHFYNSVWYRVVFTIASRNELIVHRILPRSEIDYRRDLPEYLYAHCRGTEVTWVDLDDAQSLDSSPDSEVEFDDSYQDYSRHYRLPQTLIEGASSPEAIADYILSGSYLYRPKLTSEQEAHLSCNLRNSSSRIMQIQGSAGTGKTTLAFHLADVAITQGFYPLIVVPNNDLQQVGKALIDGLDKNYQIALTLKSQASIDLSIVTAEHFFQELSEDSEAAISTSEANQRIRQAFADYKIDLSESLNQTNFYAIQQSILETEDQYKLSGKDSLIIGQEQAVEYLHKLRDDLQKKKGHKKQEKYKKLKEHKNFTDLYEGRDLASQSKRAIQRIESGSQDLVELLQSDLPVMLVIDEVQDYYWFQLKAIYSFLQKYTSSSLLVLLGDENQRVTLSGFTWAALANSFKSAYNVELPKRLELTRNFRNTKAIAGVAKFILEDAFPIGEVVCGGKHPQKLPAPETCFEEGFPPRLIEVDDRWLSEFIDRLKSIETSTNSRFVLLVHEVSESYRQLKQEFSLDSEQQVVVLNVRQAKGQEFDAVILLSPFLLRREKLALDDLFEWYTSITRARRYEAILVTPQEMQWLKAKTSFEKLEAVFSISSNPDLEEFVGEVRLEGRSFLSVRQLQKLYMAQVAESVIEWITTGQYPGQLATNCQRYNLEWWNICEEIEAEAWELLGDREIDYSRLRAIDQTFQTSKSVQDLTILYFATKELLVQAQINVKPMAAGIVLRLEQWFANAPQQATQCLQEVKHDELRVMLLRAAGHSWQAAALLKKDAATDSIEEIAIDLERRGLPYEAARLRVQYLDWDCPSDYPLKEALNRTEPLAEALCRHFVEIMETLK, encoded by the coding sequence TTGTTACATCGCAATCATGAACCTATTTTAGGGAAGGGCTTAGACGGTATGTTTACGGTCTTGTTATCTGATCGCGCTCTAAAAGATTTTGCCGACAGCCACAATGCAGCGTCAGCTTGTCTTAAAAGTTTGACAAAGGCGCTAGATTCATCGGAAACGGACTGTATCAGCCAGCACTCCCAGATTACGAAGCTGAAGTACTTCAAGCCTAACGCATGGCGGTATAGGCACTTCTACAATTCTGTGTGGTATCGCGTTGTTTTTACGATCGCGAGCCGCAATGAGCTAATTGTTCATAGAATTTTGCCGAGGAGTGAGATAGATTACCGCAGAGACCTTCCGGAGTATCTTTACGCCCATTGTCGGGGTACTGAAGTCACATGGGTTGATTTAGATGATGCACAGTCTCTCGATAGCTCACCTGACTCTGAGGTTGAGTTTGACGATTCGTATCAGGATTACAGCCGCCACTACCGACTACCTCAAACCCTGATTGAGGGAGCGTCTAGCCCAGAAGCAATTGCAGATTATATTTTAAGCGGGAGCTATCTATATAGACCGAAACTAACCTCTGAGCAGGAGGCGCATTTATCATGCAACTTGAGGAATTCGTCCTCCCGCATTATGCAGATTCAGGGATCTGCGGGTACGGGAAAAACAACGCTAGCTTTTCACCTTGCGGATGTTGCGATCACCCAAGGTTTCTATCCGCTGATCGTTGTTCCGAATAATGACTTACAGCAGGTCGGTAAAGCCCTGATTGATGGACTGGATAAAAACTACCAGATTGCTCTTACCCTAAAATCCCAAGCATCAATAGATCTCAGCATCGTGACCGCTGAGCATTTCTTTCAAGAATTGTCAGAAGATTCTGAGGCAGCTATTTCTACCTCGGAGGCAAACCAGCGGATTCGACAAGCTTTTGCTGACTATAAAATTGATTTGTCGGAATCATTGAATCAGACTAATTTCTATGCGATTCAGCAATCAATTTTGGAGACTGAAGATCAATATAAGCTATCAGGGAAGGACAGCCTAATTATAGGACAGGAGCAAGCAGTTGAATATCTTCATAAACTACGAGATGATTTGCAAAAAAAGAAAGGACATAAGAAGCAGGAAAAATATAAAAAGCTGAAAGAACATAAGAATTTTACTGATCTCTATGAGGGTCGAGATCTAGCATCGCAATCTAAACGAGCGATCCAGCGAATTGAATCAGGAAGCCAAGACCTTGTAGAACTGCTTCAGTCCGATTTGCCTGTAATGCTTGTGATTGATGAGGTACAAGACTACTATTGGTTTCAACTAAAAGCAATCTACTCTTTCCTGCAAAAATACACTTCTTCTAGCTTGCTGGTGCTGCTGGGCGATGAGAACCAGCGCGTTACGCTTTCTGGCTTTACATGGGCTGCCCTCGCTAATTCCTTCAAGAGCGCATACAACGTAGAGCTACCCAAACGTTTAGAGCTAACTCGAAACTTTCGCAACACCAAAGCGATCGCAGGAGTCGCAAAATTTATCCTGGAAGATGCTTTTCCAATAGGGGAGGTTGTCTGCGGTGGCAAACATCCGCAAAAGCTACCTGCCCCGGAAACTTGCTTTGAGGAAGGGTTTCCGCCACGATTGATTGAGGTTGACGATCGCTGGCTATCGGAATTTATTGACCGCTTGAAATCGATCGAAACCAGTACAAACAGCCGATTTGTGTTGCTTGTTCATGAGGTAAGTGAGTCGTACCGTCAGCTAAAGCAGGAATTTAGCCTGGACTCAGAACAGCAGGTCGTTGTCTTGAATGTGCGACAGGCGAAAGGGCAGGAGTTTGATGCAGTAATTTTGCTCTCACCTTTTCTACTAAGAAGGGAAAAACTGGCATTGGATGATTTGTTTGAATGGTACACCTCCATTACTCGTGCTCGTCGCTACGAAGCGATCCTCGTTACCCCACAGGAAATGCAGTGGCTGAAAGCCAAGACTTCCTTTGAGAAATTGGAGGCAGTTTTTTCAATTAGCTCTAATCCGGACTTAGAAGAATTTGTAGGCGAAGTGCGTTTAGAAGGCAGAAGTTTTCTGTCCGTTCGGCAGCTTCAAAAGCTCTACATGGCTCAGGTGGCAGAATCTGTGATCGAGTGGATCACAACCGGGCAGTATCCAGGGCAACTTGCAACGAATTGCCAACGCTATAACCTTGAATGGTGGAATATATGTGAAGAAATAGAAGCCGAGGCCTGGGAGCTGCTGGGGGATAGGGAAATAGACTATAGCCGGCTCCGAGCGATTGATCAGACTTTCCAGACCAGCAAATCCGTTCAAGATTTAACGATTTTATATTTCGCGACAAAAGAACTGCTGGTTCAGGCACAGATCAACGTTAAGCCGATGGCTGCTGGAATTGTTTTAAGACTGGAGCAATGGTTTGCGAACGCTCCCCAGCAAGCAACGCAATGCCTTCAAGAGGTTAAGCACGATGAACTGCGCGTTATGCTTTTGCGGGCAGCAGGACATTCCTGGCAAGCTGCGGCATTGCTGAAAAAAGATGCAGCCACAGATTCGATTGAGGAGATTGCCATCGATTTAGAGCGTCGAGGATTACCCTATGAAGCTGCTCGCCTCAGAGTTCAGTACCTTGATTGGGATTGTCCTTCTGATTACCCCTTAAAGGAAGCCTTGAATCGAACAGAGCCACTTGCAGAAGCATTATGTCGTCATTTTGTAGAAATTATGGAGACCCTCAAATGA
- a CDS encoding carotenoid oxygenase family protein: MKIEEVNCDIGAGYAGTYLPEFLADPVNFQQIRRLQAIVLEAFQSLLDELDLGIGKDGAVTCGRKLVLERLAQPPIEIQQQLWDVLSATRKEQANFPKAMTAILNPYLADNFAPVQAELTAEYLPVVGELPLDLNGMFIRNGPNPQFPPIGRYHWFDGDGMLHGVQIQDGKASYRNRYIHTAGFQQEHQAGRALFGGLLQPSPNGFKNVANTALVWHHNQLLALWEGGEPHAIEVPSLETIGSQTFGGKLASSVTAHPKVDPITGEMMFFGYSLAQPPYLKYSVVSAQGELLRTVPIDLPIGVMMHDFAITERYTIFMDLPLTFRVERTQRGEPAFAFEPDRSSRFGILPRHGDNSTICWFKASSCYVFHTLNAYELGDEIILIACRMGSTSVLGASPGSHEGDNRAIGSDIPRLHCWRFNLKTGAVQEDPLDDRPCEFPRINEQYLGHSTRYGYAGSSAPTAMPKFNGLLKFDLEHQSVQTHSFGTGRYGGEGVFVPRPGATAEDDGWLITFVHDEAGGKSELVIVAAQAMNEEPIARVLMPQRIPYGFHGTWISFT, from the coding sequence TTGAAAATTGAAGAAGTCAACTGCGATATTGGTGCAGGCTACGCTGGAACTTATTTACCAGAATTTCTGGCTGATCCTGTCAATTTCCAACAAATACGCCGACTGCAAGCGATCGTGCTGGAAGCGTTTCAATCCCTCTTGGATGAACTAGATTTAGGCATTGGCAAAGATGGCGCAGTTACTTGTGGGCGGAAGCTCGTACTGGAGCGTCTGGCGCAGCCCCCGATCGAGATTCAGCAGCAGCTTTGGGACGTGCTTTCTGCTACAAGGAAAGAGCAGGCTAATTTCCCCAAAGCGATGACCGCCATCCTCAACCCCTACCTTGCCGATAATTTTGCTCCGGTTCAAGCCGAGCTGACCGCCGAGTATCTGCCCGTTGTGGGTGAACTACCCCTTGATTTGAACGGAATGTTTATCCGCAATGGACCCAATCCCCAGTTTCCTCCGATCGGTCGCTACCACTGGTTTGACGGCGACGGAATGCTACACGGCGTTCAGATCCAGGACGGCAAGGCAAGCTATCGCAATCGCTATATTCACACGGCAGGATTTCAGCAGGAGCATCAGGCAGGACGAGCATTGTTTGGGGGATTGCTGCAACCCTCGCCCAACGGCTTCAAGAATGTCGCAAATACCGCTCTTGTGTGGCATCACAATCAGTTGCTTGCTCTGTGGGAAGGGGGTGAGCCTCATGCGATCGAGGTGCCCAGTTTAGAGACGATCGGGTCTCAGACCTTTGGTGGTAAACTGGCTTCCTCAGTGACGGCTCATCCCAAAGTTGACCCCATCACGGGTGAAATGATGTTTTTTGGCTACTCGCTGGCACAGCCGCCCTACCTGAAGTACAGCGTCGTTTCTGCCCAGGGAGAACTGCTGCGAACCGTCCCGATCGATCTACCGATCGGCGTGATGATGCACGACTTTGCTATCACCGAACGATACACCATCTTTATGGACTTGCCCCTCACGTTCCGGGTGGAACGCACCCAACGGGGAGAGCCTGCCTTTGCCTTTGAACCTGACCGCTCCAGTCGGTTTGGCATTCTGCCGCGTCACGGCGATAACAGTACAATTTGCTGGTTTAAAGCGTCGAGCTGCTATGTCTTCCACACCCTGAATGCTTACGAGCTGGGAGACGAGATTATTCTGATTGCCTGTCGCATGGGCAGTACCAGTGTTTTAGGCGCGTCTCCCGGTTCCCATGAGGGAGACAATCGCGCGATTGGCAGCGATATACCGCGACTCCACTGCTGGCGGTTTAACCTCAAAACCGGAGCTGTTCAGGAAGATCCCCTCGACGATCGCCCTTGTGAATTTCCCCGCATCAACGAGCAGTATTTAGGACATTCGACTCGCTACGGCTACGCAGGCAGCAGTGCGCCGACGGCAATGCCCAAGTTTAATGGCTTACTCAAATTTGATCTGGAGCATCAATCGGTGCAAACGCACTCCTTTGGGACAGGACGCTACGGAGGTGAGGGTGTGTTTGTGCCGCGACCTGGCGCAACGGCTGAAGATGATGGGTGGCTGATCACCTTTGTGCATGACGAAGCTGGAGGTAAATCTGAGCTAGTGATTGTTGCAGCCCAAGCGATGAACGAGGAACCCATTGCTCGCGTCCTGATGCCCCAGCGCATTCCCTATGGGTTTCATGGCACCTGGATTTCATTCACTTAA